The following are encoded in a window of Castanea sativa cultivar Marrone di Chiusa Pesio chromosome 5, ASM4071231v1 genomic DNA:
- the LOC142634927 gene encoding uncharacterized protein LOC142634927 — translation MLAVSSDNRRGGLALLWKADVVVDTQTYSPNHIDVRVHTQAAPEWRLTGIYGHPEDQRKSETWRLMRHLHARASLPWVCIGDFNEILASEEKNGRIRRPMAPMLEFQHTLLHCGLVDLGFNGYRFTWRNGREGEAFVEERLDRAVATTDWCEKFPRAKVHHLSASYSDHDPILVDMVPPNQPRRRRPKIQRFEERWVAHAECEAVIQRSWNHQRLTGSRMYCLFEKIKRCRMDLIAWSKNAFGNTKNRLEVKQGELQALKEAGYGRNLERIHEVKREINELLHHEEVYWRQRSRSIWLPAGDKNTKFFHQKTSQRRKKNNIGGLYDSGGEWNTDEEKIATIAE, via the coding sequence ATGCTTGCAGTTTCAAGTGACAATCGTAGAGGGGGTCTAGCACTTCTTTGGAAAGCAGATGTGGTTGTAGACACACAAACTTACTCACCGAACCATATTGATGTGAGAGTACACACACAAGCAGCACCAGAATGGAGATTAACCGGTATATATGGCCATCCGGAAGACCAACGTAAAAGCGAAACTTGGAGGCTTATGAGGCACCTCCATGCCCGTGCATCCCTCCCTTGGGTATGTATAGGCGATTTTAACGAAATCTTGGCCTCCGAAGAGAAGAATGGTAGAATTCGTAGACCAATGGCACCAATGCTTGAGTTCCAACATACACTCCTCCATTGCGGGTTGGTAGACTTGGGATTCAATGGTTACCGTTTTACATGGAGAAACGGCAGGGAAGGGGAAGCATTTGTGGAAGAAAGACTAGACAGGGCTGTTGCAACAACGGATTGGTGTGAGAAATTTCCGAGAGCCAAAGTGCACCACCTATCAGCTTCTTACTCTGACCATGACCCTATATTGGTGGACATGGTTCCACCAAACCAACCCCGCCGACGGAGACCTAAAATCCAGCGGTTTGAGGAGAGATGGGTAGCACATGCAGAATGTGAAGCTGTCATACAAAGATCATGGAATCACCAACGGCTAACAGGTAGCCGTATGTACTGcttatttgaaaaaatcaaaagatgtAGAATGGACCTCATCGCATGGAGCAAAAATGCCTTTGGGAACACAAAAAATCGATTGGAGGTAAAACAGGGAGAATTACAAGCATTGAAGGAGGCTGGGTATGGGAGGAATTTGGAGAGAATTCATGAAGTGAAGAGGGAGATAAATGAACTCTTGCACCATGAGGAAGTATATTGGAGGCAAAGATCGAGATCTATATGGCTACCAGCAGGAGAtaaaaatacaaagttcttcCACCAAAAAACAAGCCAAAGAcgaaaaaagaataatattggCGGTTTGTACGATAGCGGAGGGGAGTGGAACACAGATGAGGAGAAGATAGCCACCATAGCAGAATAG